The proteins below come from a single Sorghum bicolor cultivar BTx623 chromosome 4, Sorghum_bicolor_NCBIv3, whole genome shotgun sequence genomic window:
- the LOC8066157 gene encoding uncharacterized protein LOC8066157 — MPPPEHRLNGMGSRGANPLANLSNLTGCHGIQRKEPSTTLTPAAASRPPVARATKYTRPWSSSAPRDPPLRTGQKQNSYHRRFSALPINSLDSTSTSSDTGGSTCHLGNTALGGAAESAARLVPMESSPCLTVNAGVRLSVETPRKHQAVEKHQAAVKGSSGETPRKHQTVTGYKAAQKHCIKEKTGGSSSGGMAQKCCTKERTRPSRQVRHPPGTQRAGTINRCITTQKQSENNPSISSNCLSLVSNAVTQHCKELAADRKIHHPEEMMKQVQEADLVIKQLNELGLGEDISDEELQCYYEQLPCKHTCVDTSLELGDEQIKKLQVNHVLYRIKYYKMTQERRKNELASVLEYDCYRYRLEEKLKCFVEDETKLRKNHVLDHLDKEGLLVYIEKDDTFDWSFQYRTVAALDDYQRLVPRNRGGTEYVDWNDYREYFHKYEIEQEYLLFWKELLKKLKWMEDYLNIKWSTLKWRRINKRGESQAIKIATGFPKITVGLAHAAYYECIDYMSTEFHWYRELDCVYFEIWKRVAKLKMSFREALDEVFKSGKFLLREHEMEYALEISDFRMEKEFRYCTDGITEEDTEEKARELIADAITKMVRRPKFYAQYIMKKMEVATAIGVIPQGAP; from the exons GGCCCTGGAGTTCATCAGCTCCGAGGGATCCCCCCCTGCGCACGGGTCAGAAGCAGAATTCCTACCATCGACGTTTCTCCGCGTTACCTATCAACAGTCTGGATTCGACCAGTACTTCGTCGGATACCGGTGGTTCAACCTGTCATCTCGGCAACACTGCCCTTGGTGGTGCTGCAGAGTCTGCTGCCAGGCTTGTCCCAATGGAGTCGAGTCCATGCTTGACAGTGAATGCAGGTGTTCGTTTGAGCGTAGAAACTCCACGGAAACATCAGGCTGTAGAGAAGCATCAGGCTGCTGTTAAAGGCTCGAGTGGTGAGACACCACGGAAGCATCAGACTGTTACAGGATATAAGGCGGCGCAGAAGCATTGCATAAAAGAGAAAACAGGTGGGAGCTCGAGTGGAGGGATGGCACAGAAATGCTGTACAAAGGAGAGGACTCGGCCTTCTCGACAGGTACGGCACCCACCGGGCACCCAAAGGGCTGGCACCATCAACAGGTGTATCACCACACAGAAGCAGTCAGAAAATAATCCATCAATCTCCAGCAACTGTCTTTCCTTGGTTAGCAATGCTGTTACCCAGCACTGCAAAGAACTTGCTGCGGACAGGAAAATACATCACCCCGAGGAAATGATGAAACAGGTACAAGAAgcagaccttgtaatcaagcaACTGAATGAGTTGGGCCTAGGTGAGGACATCAGTGATGAGGAGTTACAGTGTTATTATGAACAGCTGCCCTGTAAACATACTTGTGTTGACACTTCTCTTGAACTTGGCGATGAGCAGATCAAAAAGCTACAAGTTAACCATGTTTTGTATCGTATCAAGTATTACAAG ATGACACAAGAACGGCGCAAAAATGAGCTTGCTTCTGTATTGGAATACGATTGTTATCGATACCGTCTCGAAGAAAAGCTAAAGTGCTTTGTGGAAGATGAAACTAAATTGAGAAAGAATCACGTTCTGGACCATCTTGACAAGGAGGGGTTACTTGTGTATATTGAGAAAGATGACACATTTGATTGGTCCTTCCAGTACCGCACTGTGGCTGCCTTGGATGACTACCAACGCTTGGTCCCTCGAAATCGC GGTGGTACTGAGTATGTCGATTGGAATGATTACCGCGagtattttcataagtatgagaTTGAACAAGAATATCTTCTTTTCTGGAAAGAGTTATTAAAGAAGCTTAAG TGGATGGAAGACTATTTAAATATTAAGTGGTCAACTCTTAAG TGGAGAAGAATAAACAAAAGAGGAGAATCCCAAGCAATCAAGATTGCTACTGGCTTTCCCAAGATAACTGTTGGCTTAGCCCATGCTGCCTATTAT GAATGCATAGATTACATGAGCACAGAATTTCATTGGTATAGGGAGTTAGATTGTGTCTACTTTGAGATTTGGAAGCGAGTCGCGAAGCTTAAG ATGAGTTTTAGAGAGGCTTTGGATGAAGTCTTTAAATCAGGTAAGTTTTTGCTACGCGAACATGAAATGGAATACGCACTGGAGATATCAGACTTTAGGATGGAAAAGGAG TTCCGCTATTGCACAGATGGCATTACTGAAGAA GATACAGAGGAGAAAGCTCGGGAGTTGATTGCAGATGCTATTACAAAGATG GTGAGAAGACCAAAGTTCTATGCACAATATAtcatgaagaagatggaggttGCCACAGCTATAGGAGTTATACCCCAAGGGGCACCTTAA